One genomic segment of Streptomyces niveus includes these proteins:
- a CDS encoding ABC transporter ATP-binding protein: protein MTMPREATLREHGVSNTGLSKDDGTKSGAGADATAAVSLDDVAVRFRTKDRDVTALRDVSLDVPMGEFVAIVGPSGCGKSTLLKLVAGLLKASSGDVRLHGERVDGPRPDIGYVFQRAALLEWRSARRNILLQAEMRRMPNVLARERADELIRMTGLVGFEDAYPHELSGGMQQRVALCRALLHQPPVLLMDEPFGALDALTREQMNMELNRIWRETGTTVLLVTHSISEAVYLANRVVVMSPRPGTITEIIDVGLPSERDYVETLARPEFREATTHIRELLGAASAED from the coding sequence ATGACGATGCCCAGGGAAGCGACTCTCCGGGAGCATGGCGTGAGCAACACCGGTCTGAGCAAGGACGACGGAACGAAGAGCGGCGCGGGTGCCGACGCCACGGCGGCGGTCTCCCTCGATGACGTGGCCGTCCGGTTCCGTACGAAGGACCGCGACGTCACCGCGCTGCGGGATGTGTCGCTCGACGTCCCGATGGGCGAGTTCGTCGCGATCGTCGGCCCCTCGGGCTGCGGCAAGTCGACACTGCTCAAGCTGGTCGCCGGGCTGCTGAAGGCGTCCAGCGGTGACGTACGGCTGCACGGCGAGCGCGTCGACGGGCCACGGCCCGACATCGGTTACGTCTTCCAGCGGGCCGCCCTGCTGGAGTGGCGCAGCGCCCGGCGCAACATCCTGCTCCAGGCGGAGATGCGCCGGATGCCGAACGTGCTGGCGCGCGAACGCGCGGACGAGCTGATCAGGATGACCGGCCTCGTCGGCTTCGAGGACGCGTATCCGCATGAGCTGTCCGGCGGGATGCAGCAGCGGGTGGCCCTGTGCCGGGCGCTGCTGCACCAGCCGCCGGTGCTGCTGATGGACGAGCCGTTCGGCGCGCTGGACGCGCTGACGCGCGAGCAGATGAACATGGAGCTGAACCGCATCTGGCGGGAGACCGGCACGACCGTGCTGCTGGTCACCCACTCCATCTCGGAGGCGGTCTACCTGGCGAACCGGGTCGTCGTGATGAGCCCCCGGCCCGGCACGATCACGGAGATCATCGACGTGGGGCTGCCGTCGGAGCGGGACTACGTGGAGACCCTGGCCCGTCCGGAGTTCCGCGAGGCGACGACGCACATCAGGGAACTGCTGGGGGCGGCGTCGGCGGAGGACTGA